tcTTGTATGCGGGCATACAATGTTGGATGAACCCGATGAAGTGGTCATGGTATGACGTATGTGCATCGAAAAATGTACGTATGTGTGACACCAATAGGCGTTCCTGTACGTTTGGAAAGCCCAGATATAGACGGGTACGCCTAATGGGCAATCGATCGCCGTGGGGATGGGGTAGCGATCAGATTCGCtccccacccctctccctcccttcctccacctggttttcttttttggcaccgcattactttcctattttaataaatttatgcacctaaagtttatacacctcaagtttacacatctaaagtttagagactaaaagtttataagtcaaaagtttatatatccgattcaaatttgaatttgaattcaaatatttttttatatatagcatttatatacatctaaagtttatacacctaaagtttatatatccgattcaaatttgaatttgaattcaaatatccgattcaaatttgaatttgaattcaaatatttttcatatatagtatttctatacatctaaagtttatacacctaatgtttatagacctaaagtttatatacccgattcaaatttgaatttgaattatatccgattcaaatttaaatttgaattcaaatattttctatatatagtatttctatacatctaaagtttatacacctaaagtttatagacccaaagtttataagttaaaagtttacatacccgattcaaatttaaatttgaatttgaattcaaattttttatatatagtatttctatacataaatttttctaactttttgtttttgtaaaaaaatttgtggagatgtataaacttgaggtgtataaattttaagtgtataaatttactaaaataggaaagtaatgcggtgccaaaaaaggaaatcaGAAATCTAATCGCCCCTAGCGATCGATCGCTCTCGGATATAGACGACGGGGACGTTAAATCTTTGAGTATGGGTATCTGTATCGCTCCACAATAtttgaaaagaacaaaaatgaaaaaagagtTAATAGAAGAGTTGTTGAGCTGGTTGGGATGCTTTGGCCTTGGGCCAGCGTAAGGCAGCAGTAGTGCAAGCAGTGACACTAGTGCAGCGGCAGGCCCGGGCCTTGGGCCATCCAGCCGATCAGCAGCAATCATGCAGGCAGTCGGCAGCAGAAACAACGTAACTGATGTTATGGTCCCACCTCACCAGCCAACTAGAGAAGCACTAGTTTGTAAGGATGGATGCCTGATGGCTTGTAACACCAAGCTCAAACTTTTTAGTGAAGCGAGAGCGGAATTGCAGTGTGTTGTAGTTATGCCTACTTAGTAGGGTGGGTTTGTTTGGGTTAAGTGTAGTGGATGTTCATTTGGATCACATTGGTTGGTTTTGAATGGGCTAAGATTTCATTTTGGAGTGGAGCGGTCTGGCCTATGAAGAATTACGGTTTGGGCTGAAGTGGATGCAGGTTGACAAAGAAGGCCAATCCATGGATTGTGGTTGTGCCCATGGATTAGCCCCCAAATCTGTCTGTGCCCTGCGAGCATACTTGTCGTTAGGAACATAAACAGACGGATAATActcataccatattcgtttATATGCCAGATATGGAAACGAATATAGATAGCttgaatacggaaacaaatatgaattatctcgaatacgaataagaatcgaatatgatcggacatgAATACGGCAACAAAATTTTCTCGGAACACAAAAACtaactcaacttctaatagaaacaaatatctatatataattagctcattttatataaaatatagtataatttataaatatttttaaaaatttaaataatattaatagtgtggactagtgttaagagatgaactactattaaaatctaaaaaatgtATATTGAAGGTCATAGAGTTATAATGAAATTAGGTACTCCTATGTCTTATGGCTTCTATGGATATCCAAATAGTACTGTTTATCGaatatccgaattattatccaTATCTGATGGAAACTTCGATATCATACTCGTACTCGTATTCGAGAGAAAATATACATATTTGTATCTATATCCGACCTATtcgagaattatccgatccgaaaggtatccgATGAACACGAATACGAAAGATATATGTATTATTATCcgtatttgttttctttttcttcggagcggacggaaactatctaCTCCATTTTTATCCCTACTTGTCCTCGAGGCTTCGAGGACACCCAATTCCCATTCGCTGCCGGCGACTGCCTACTCATATTCGTTGTCATCCTGCCCCGTATTCGAGCGCATTGGTTGCACTAATAAATCAAAGcaaaagctaaaatttgaattttcaaacttaactctgaagttgattttaagatattttcatcgtagtttcttttttattattggTTTTGAAGTTGCTACGAactcatatataaaagttttacctacaaatttaattttattccctaataagcctGTCTTGGCTtattagggcagtcccaacccatagtgtcTATAAGCAGTGTTtatggtgccatgtcaataaaacatcacaatagaaactacactccacaacccatgatttcttaaagtgggccattaataaatacatcatctctcttctctaccaatcatatttatttttcatctattatgaagacactattaTCTCCCAATGTAAAACTTGACAGTGTCTAGTgtataggttctcgtgttgaagctgtcTCTTGCATGAGATctagtttcttcctctcttcactctctctcttaattaatatagtgccacataagttAAAAGTCCTACATGACAATGTAGTTAATACCATAAACACCATTTTAGATGGAGGGTTGGAACTTGACCTTAAGAAAAAGTgagtccccctcccccctccccccatttCCTGCCGTGGCGCTTCTTCTTTTGTTTCCGACCTCTACGCTCCCCACACAAATCTTGGCCTCGGTTCCATCTCGTACATTGCCGCCACCATCTTTTCCCCTCCTGGCCTCCTCATCTTATTCCTCACCACACCCTCTCGcttctccctccttcctttCATCACAAAGAAGGGCTAACCATCAACATTGCTAGATCTTCGTCGCCAAGAACGGCTCACCCTATCATTCCACATATGGATATCCTCCATTAGCAGCCTTTTGGTGGTGGCAGAGGCTCGAGGTGTGGGACCAACGTTGATCGACAGAAGCGGAGCTCAGGGCGATGCAGTCGGCAGTGACGGGCAGATGCGAAACTTGGGGCTCATGGGGGTGGATCTAGTTGCAGCGAAGGGAGAGGGGGCAGATCCCATCATCAGCACGGTAGGCCTCCAGCTTCACGGTCACCACCCCCGCAACGAGGCCTCCGAGCTCAAGGTCATGCATGGCTGCCGCATTGCGCTCCAGCTTGCAGCCTTGCAGGGCTCCCTCCACACCGCGACTGCCGGTCATCATCTCAATCTTATGGATGGCTACAAGCCCACAATGCCGAGGACCTGGACTGCTGGATGAGGACGGGTTCCTGGCTTGTTTTAGTATGCAAGTGAGTTCCACGGGTTAGCCTACGTGgtctaccaaaaaaaaaatagttactcATAAATACGAGTAcccgtataaaaaaatatttaaatccgAGAGACCTTATTACACAACCTAATTAATTGACCTACGCTCATTtcaatgttttgtttttttaacgtAATTAACTCCAGGCATACCGCTTATTATGCTTAATCACTtttgaaataaaacaataaataaatgattGATCGAAGGTTTTAGAATATAATTTGAAAGTTCCAATTTTatagttgaaaattttaaacGGAAAGGTTTAAAAttggagttgaaagttttgaaaattGAGTAaggtttttaaattttaagttgaaagttccaaatttgtttattttaaaaaatgatttcaaaGCATTAGATTTAAAATTTCAGTTTTGTGATAAAGATTTTATTTTGCAGCCAGGGTAAAAAGATTATTAATGATAATTAAAGTTAGTTttgtctttaaaaaaaatcgagtGTGAAATTTGGCAGATGCAGTTACCCCTCTgctccaaaatataaaaagtaaATTAGATTGGACATAGTATAATGCCATGCCATGTATCTAGAAAAGTAAATTGCGTTGACTTTATAACTTGGCTAGGTGAGTGCGCTCATGGTGCAACTAGTGGACTTGAATTGGTTTGGTTATTGGTTTAGGGCTTCAACTAGTGTGGCACACGGAGCCCTCATCGCCGCCGCGATGTAGTTGCACGGTTTCCCTCGTTGTCGTCgccaccgctgccaccgccactgCGTCGTCacccactactagaaaaagtatttttcCAGGCGGCAAAAagtgattttcgcaggcggagaGTTGGACCGCCTGTAAGTCAACGACTGTGAAAATCATCCATTTTCGCAATCGGGGTAACAGCTCGCTTGCGaaaatacattaaaaaaacaaaaaaaaatcacatgcgGCGGGCAAAAAAATCACGGGCggcagtcgtcgccgccgccctcctccagcATCGCCGCGCCGGgcaagaggggaggggaggggagccgcgccgggcgttgttgtcgccgccgccccgcgccgtagttgccgccgccggcctctccactccctcctccggccagatctgggagggaggggtgaggggagccgccgccacggccccagcGCGCATGTCGTCGTCACCGcagccccgcgccgtcgtcgccgccaccgccccgcgccgtagccgccgccgccggcctcccccctccctcctccggccagatctgggagcgagggggggaggggagccgccaccgcggcccccgcgcgcgcgtcgtcgtggCCGCGGCCctgcgtcgtcgtcgctgccgccgccccgcgccttagccgccgctggcggcctcccccctctctcctccgaCCAGATCTGGGagcgagggggaggggagccaccgccgcggcccCTGCGCACGCGTCATCGTCGCCGcggccccgcgccgtcgtcgccgccgccgccgccgacctcccccctccctcctccggccagatctgggagggaggaggaggggagccaccgccaccgccgctcgcgccgtcgtctccgctgccgccctgcgccgccggacgccgcgcgccgccccgcgcTGTAGCCGCCGTGGGAGAGGCCGgccgaggggaggagaggggaggggtgcGTTTTGAGACTTAGAAAAAATCTAAGTCTATCCAAAGTCTATTTATAGTcaagtctattttcgcaggcggatctCTTAAGCGGCGCCAGCGAAAGgaccgcctgcaaaaatagattttcgcaggtGACCGACACATTCACctcgatttatatttttgtaggtggTTATTTGGCTCTAAGGGTTATGTCCGCTTGCGAAAATGAGACCCGTACGTcgggaaaaatgctttttctagtagtaacTGCCACCAACGCAGCCACCTCTCGATCAGGATCACGTCAAGAAAGATGAAATGAGATATGTGTACGTTAAGAAATCATATTAGGGGGTTTTCTATAAAATGAGATAGGTCTTTAGCATCAACGCAATTTACTCATTCTAGATATATTCTATGAATCAGGATAAGCGcgctgtctagattcgtagtagcaGTAGCCTGCACGGTGAGGATGGCATGCATCGCTTgttggcggcgcggcgctggcgCGTAAAGTTCGCGCGCTTCTCTGAAATTCTGTTTCGCCGGGCTGAGAAATTCTCCCCTGAATCCCGAGCTGATTCTGTTTTGCGCGTAGATAGATAAATTCGAGTTTATCCTGTGATGATTTTCTCGTATCGATCTCTCCAACCCACCCGCCCGCCGCACTATCTCCAGCTCTTCCATGGCGATGGCttgtcggtggttggtggtggTTAGCTAACACGCGGCATCTTCTCCTCCGTCCATTCGTCCGTGTCAGCGTGTGTGTTGccggtgatggcgacggcggcggcggcgggagagggagggagtgggcggcggTACTGGCGGTGGAGTAAGGCGGACTTCTTCCCGGAGCCGTCGTTCGCGAGCTGGCGGTCCTACGGCGGCGCGCTCGCGGCCACCGTGCCGCGGCTGGTTGACCGCGTGGGGAGCCGCtcgtcggaggcggcggaggccggcacGCTGCGCGCCGTGAGCGAGAACCCGCTGCGGCGGTGCCTGTCGTGGCTGGACCTCGCGTTCCTCGGGTTCGGCTCCGTCGTCGGCTCCGGGGTGTTCGTGCTCACCGGCCAGGAGGCGCGCTTCGACGCCGGCCCGGCGATCCCGCTCGCGTACGCCGCGGCGGGGTTCTCCGCGCTGCTGTCGTCCTTCTGCTACGCCGAGCTCGCCACGGAGATCCCCTCCGCGGGGGGCTCGTTCTCGTACCTCCGCGTCGAGCTCGGCGACATCGCGGCGTTCCTCGCCGCCGGGAACATACTGCTGGAGGCCGTCGTCGGGGCGGCCGGGCTTGGGAGgtcgtggacgtcgtacctcgccgcgctcctcggCCGCGACACCGACTCGCTCCGCATCCACGTCCCGGCGCTCGCCGAGGGGTTCAATCTGCTCGACCCCATCGCCGTCGTGGTGCTCGTCAGCACCTCCGCGGTGGCCATGTCCGGGGCGCGCCTCACGTCCACGCTCAACTCGCTGGCGTCGGTGGTCGGCATCGCCATCATCGCGTTCGTGCTGGCCGCGGGGTTCTCCCACTTCGACGCCGGCAACCTCGCGCCGtccttcttccccttcggcGCCGCGGGCGTGTTCCGCGCGGCGGGGGTGGTGTACTGGTCGTACACCGGGTTCGACATGGTGGCCACCATGGCGGAGGAGACCAAGAACCCCGGCCGCGACGTGCCCCTGGGGCTCATCTCGTCCATGTCCTCCATCACCGTCGTGTACTGCCTCATGTCGCTGGCGCTGGTCGGGATGCAGCGGTACACCGAGATCGACGCCAACGCCGCCTACTCGGTGGCGTTCGCCGCGGCCGGGATGAGGTGGGCGCGCTACGTGGTGGCTCTCGGCGCGCTCAAGGGGATGAcgagcggcctcctcgtcggcgcgcTGGGGCAGGCGAGGTACACGACGCAGATCGCGCGGACGCACATGATCCCGCCGTACTTCGCGCTCGTCCACCCGACGACCGGCACGCCCATctacgccaccgtcgccgtcacgcTCGGCGCCGCCTGCGTCGCGCTCTTCTCCAGCCTCGACGTGCTCGCCTCCGTCTCCTCCATCAGCACGCTCTTCATCTTCGCGCTCGTCGCCGTGGCGCTCCTCGTCCGCCGCTACCACGTCGCGGGGGCGACGACGCCGGGGCAGCTGCGCACCTTCCTCGCGTTCCTCGCGCTCGTCGTGCTCTCCTCCATCGGCGTCTCGGCCTACTACAACTCCCGGTACGCGCGGCGGTGGCCAGGGTACGCGGCGTTCGGCTGCGggtgggcggcgggggcggcggggctggcggcgtgcgcggagaagcagcgggcgccGCGGGTGTACGGCGCGCCGCTGGTGCCGTGGCTGCCGGCCATGTCCATCGCCACCAACCTCTTCCTGATGGGGTCGCTGGGCACCGCGGCGTACGCCCGCTTCGGCATCTGCACGGCCGCCATGCTCGTCTACTACGTGCTCTTCGGCGTGCACGCCACCTACGACGTCGCGCACGCGGACGACGCGGCTGCCGACAACCTCGAGCACGGCAAGatcgcggcggcgcccgcgcccacgACGCCGGCGTGACACAAGGTGAACGTGTTGATTATAGTTGATGGTTAGTCAAGGAGATGGTCACATTAGTCATTAATTAGTACGTTCTTTGAATTATCAGGATACATTTCACATTTATTAAGTGGCcgatctagattttttttttcagagcaTTAGCAAGCACAATTAGAGGGGTCGAAAATTGAAACCATTAAAATGGTGTGATCCGCCTTATCCACCCATGCATTTAGTTGGAACTCTATGAGCagaggtttttctttttccaattacaTTTAGAAATGAAATGTTTTGTATAAATTACCGTGAAATTTGTTCTGAAATCTGTATTAATATTGGCCGAAAGTCTGGATATTATAATGGTAGCTTTAGTTAATTGTGTCCTGGTCTTTTTTTTTAGCCGCCATTCTCTGAGCTGCGGTTGTTCAACCTGTTCTTTTCACCTGATGGGCGCAAAGATTATAAAGTTACTAACAAATGGATGTCATCATCATAAAAGCTCAGGCACAAATACTAAAAGGAGTACAGTAGTACAGTAATAGCACACACTAAGTACAGAGATTAGCACAAAAGGAGAAGACAAAAAAGTATAATGGCACACGGGCTGACACACAAATACACAAAGGAGAATTTATGTCTCATCTCGACGTAGTTCAAGCACACAAGACACAGTACACACTGTCTTTTAATTTGTTCTCTTCACTCAATCCTGCGGATAGAAATGAAagcagagaagaaaaaaaaaggttagtgCATGCGAGATATAAAATATTTCGTCGCCGTGCAATCCAACTTTATACAGCCTGTTTTATTTGTGAACATGTTCCTCGtttgattaatttattttaatttctgGGAGGCAATTGTGGTCCAGTAGACGAATTATTTGGCTGCTTGAATGCATGATTGTGTCCTTGACTCCTGCAGATTGCGCAAGTCCGTCAGTGTATTGTTATCTTCGATATGATCATCCAGATTGCGCAAGTTCATTATTGGATATTAATGTAATATTGTAATATTAAATGCAAATATTTGATTATTATAGGTTTAATGCAATATCCTATTCAAAAACAGAGAATGTAAGCTGAAGACAAGTGACGGAAGCAACCATAATTATATGCTTTTGCACTTTGTACTCCAAAAGCTAATGCTGAAAAATAGAAAGAGATGAAATACTCTTTAAATTAATCTAAAATTAAGTTCTATAATTTAAATTTAGGTGCAGAACCAAAGAACAAACAAGCAGGCTTATATGTTGGTTCTGATATGTTGCGTGCATGGCCTAATTAGGGTTTACAATATTGGTAGTTATTGTGAGCTAATCGTCGGGGTATGATAATTGATAACACCCTGGTATATCGaccaaattataaaaataaagaataaaatttCCGGTAAAAGTTGTTGGCATTCTTTTCTCGTCAGTTTCGCCAGGTTTAACCGCAGTAACAGTAACAGGGTTTACCGTGGGGAGGGCTAACCCATCTCCCGATAGTAAAAGGTCCCCTGGGCCTAAAAAAGGTCCCCTGGGCCTAATACTACTGAAGTGTTGACACATCGGAGAATATGATAGTATGAGATTTGTTCTGCTGCTTGGCAATGGTGGTTGTCAAGGTCAAGGCACAAAGATAAGCGCAGAGAAAAGAGAGACAGATCGCTGTGGAATGTGGAGAAATTAAGAGgattatttttgaaataatataataatattttaatgaaaaattgTAAACATAGAGGTTGATGACTAAAATCTCTATCATATGGAAGCACCACAGTAATATTTTCCATTAATAtagtattattttaaaaaaaatcgtagAGAGGCTGGCCTTTCCTGACAATCAACTGATCAAGGCTGAACTATGTCATTTGATTGAGATCCAACCATCCACATTGCTCAACCGAGATTGTACTATCACATATATTTAGGGGCGGATAAAACCTCGAAACTCGTAACTCATATTGACTTGAACTTGTAGTTTTAATGAGTCGAGTCGAGCTAGGgcttcatcttttcgcttatgtttatacttatcagctaaaatttgtttttttttcaaccatatgtttagagctgattttgaggtttttttcattgaagtttattttttagcctttgcatttagatcgttaagaacacgtatataaaagttttattcacaaactaCTTTTATATGTCTTTTGGTTTATTACACAAATAAGCGAAATGATGGGGCCGCTAATCTTTAGCTCGCGAGCTTAACAAGCTAGCATGTTATCTACTCCGTACTCGTTTAGCTTGTTAGTATAAGATATAACCATATCTATATATACTTAGTGCTACTTAACTAATATTTAGTATTTTAATTTACATTAAAACATTCGTGTTTAgtgagtttttttattagttagtattgttttttattatgttaatatataataaaatagtaaatttgaaattattaatatAATACAAATGAAACAAGCCTAACGAATTTAACGAGCCAGCGCACAAGCCGAGCCTAATTGTAGCTCTTTAACTCGTTAACGTTAAAGATCCACCTCTACGCACAATGTATAGATGGCCATGAGTCTCGTTCGGCACGACCCGACCCAGACACTGGCTAGGCACAGCCCAAGGCGATCGAGCTAACACGGCACGGTTGGCACTTCGAGccatgccgtgccggcccacagGCTGCACCttaggcccaggcacggctcaCCAGTAGTCGGCCCATGCTGTACTGGCCCGAAGGCACGGGTAGCCCGGAGAAGTATCTAGTGCAATCACCTAATCGGTGCAACCATACAACTCTCATCTTacaccgttggatcgagaaatagacacctgagattcgtccacgtcaacatgagttaaaatttaactcccagTAAATTttagggttggtttggtttgtggcctaaattggccttaccaaattttatcaatgtcaaattttggcaacttttagcatggctaattttggcaaaggtaaaattgtgtttggattgaagccaaaatagcctaaattaactgttgaaatggcctattttcttaggcatgccaaaatttggctccaaaccaaatagacaataaacactattgaaattgacaaatattggtaaggccaatatatgcctcaaaccaaaccagcccttaACTCATGAGGGAATCtgtgagttaaattttaactcatggtgacaTGGATGAATCTCGGgcgtccatttctcgatccaacagTGTAAGATGAAAGTTGCATGATTGCACCGGATACTTCCCCCGGGTGGCCCATTGTGCCTtctttaaaataagtctatttcccctccctctttaaaatagctaaaataagtctattttatatCCCTACTTTTTACGTCGTgccatataatatgtctatttttccTCTCTATTCTTTGTGACCTGCCTTACATATGGTTGAGAATAAGTATGTTTCGCATCCCTGAACTTTGGGCCGGGTTGTGTTGGCCCAGCGTGTTGAGGTAGCAGCCCAGGCACAGCATGAttgtt
The Oryza sativa Japonica Group chromosome 6, ASM3414082v1 DNA segment above includes these coding regions:
- the LOC4341225 gene encoding cationic amino acid transporter 8, vacuolar, which encodes MATAAAAGEGGSGRRYWRWSKADFFPEPSFASWRSYGGALAATVPRLVDRVGSRSSEAAEAGTLRAVSENPLRRCLSWLDLAFLGFGSVVGSGVFVLTGQEARFDAGPAIPLAYAAAGFSALLSSFCYAELATEIPSAGGSFSYLRVELGDIAAFLAAGNILLEAVVGAAGLGRSWTSYLAALLGRDTDSLRIHVPALAEGFNLLDPIAVVVLVSTSAVAMSGARLTSTLNSLASVVGIAIIAFVLAAGFSHFDAGNLAPSFFPFGAAGVFRAAGVVYWSYTGFDMVATMAEETKNPGRDVPLGLISSMSSITVVYCLMSLALVGMQRYTEIDANAAYSVAFAAAGMRWARYVVALGALKGMTSGLLVGALGQARYTTQIARTHMIPPYFALVHPTTGTPIYATVAVTLGAACVALFSSLDVLASVSSISTLFIFALVAVALLVRRYHVAGATTPGQLRTFLAFLALVVLSSIGVSAYYNSRYARRWPGYAAFGCGWAAGAAGLAACAEKQRAPRVYGAPLVPWLPAMSIATNLFLMGSLGTAAYARFGICTAAMLVYYVLFGVHATYDVAHADDAAADNLEHGKIAAAPAPTTPA